A single window of Coregonus clupeaformis isolate EN_2021a unplaced genomic scaffold, ASM2061545v1 scaf0493, whole genome shotgun sequence DNA harbors:
- the LOC121559420 gene encoding sialic acid-binding Ig-like lectin 5, with amino-acid sequence MWVLIWAALLLSLTERTTCNKQPPPPPPIASPWTITFSPAEITAEKGLCAVISCTFSHAENFNPTAAIWFKCPENGKCDQDENIIIHSETPSKAQEGYRKRVSLLETDMTKKNCSVIINNIRKNDSGEYQFRLLSAFTYSKKVKITVRALTQKPSVLTPPLTEGEPATLTCTAPGICSGTPPNITWTCRGTGDNITELRDNTTIQKREDLTSVTTSHFSTLTFTPSAEHHNMMVTCQVTQKKLQIEETVTLNVTYVKDPQITGNKTVKEDGTLGLTCSVDSYPPSDITWSKNRTSAPLQNYTENATLTISNVTREHAGEYVCTAQHLNRTMTASTVVTVMYHPVILPGSGCVDQAEVMTCVCVSQGVPLPLIEWPLLVLNTENTMSVLGSSVNSTISLPVRNHNNTTVECVSGNVVGVVRAKLQVTQNKSQENQREKGRDSIIAILSDQKLIIAFVIGAALSATICCIFMCLTGKCKRQKERIPKDSDSKSPFMNLEMVACEDQQTDAGQAVGGEQTPLQGVLREGAENGGPLTSGATGKSATREEPKEVDYASIDYSLLKKKTPEEAQKKTTTTESEYAEIKREKKKDGEEDEGEGSGVMEEEEKENSKPAAETDEDTALYSNVKAIMGGE; translated from the exons ATGTGGGTCCTCATCTGGGcagctctacttctctctctgacAGAGAGAACCACATGCAACA AacagccaccaccaccaccaccaatagCATCACCCTGGACCATCACCTTCAGTCCAGCAGAGATAACAGCAGAGAAGGGACTATGTGCTGTTATTTCATGTACCTTCAGTCATGCAGAGAACTTCAATCCTACTGCAGCAATATGGTTTAAATGCCCTGAAAATGGCAAATGTGATCAGGATGAAAACATAATTATCCACTCTGAAACTCCCTCTAAAGCTCAGGAGGGTTACAGAAAGAGAGTGTCTCTACTGGAGACTGATATGACAAAGAAGAACTGTAGTGTAATCATCAACAACATCAGAAAGAATGACTCTGGAGAGTATCAGTTCAGACTGCTAAGTGCATTTACATACTCCAAGAAAGTGAAAATCACAGTGAGAG CTCTGACCCAGAAGCCCTCAGTGTTGACTCCTCCtctgacagagggagaaccagCTACTCTGACCTGCACCGCCCCGGGGATCTGCTCTGGAACTCCTCCTAACATCACATGGACATGTAGAGGGACAGGAGACAACATCACTGAGCTCAGAGACAATACCACCATACAGAAGAGAGAGGACCTGACCAGCGTCACAACATCCCACTTCTCAACTTTGACCTTTACACCCTCAGCTGAGCACCACAACATGATGGTTACCTGTCAAGTAACTCAGAAAAAACTTCAAATTGAAGAGACAGTAACTTTGAATGTAACAT atgtgaaagacccCCAAATAACTGGAAATAAAACAGTGAAGGAGGATGGTACCCTGGGTCTGACCTGCAGTGTTGACAGTTACCCACCATCTGACATCACTTGGAGTAAGAACAGGACAAGTGCCCCACTTCAGAATTACACTGAAAATGCCACTCTCACCATCTCCAATGTGACAAGAGAACATGCTGGGGAGTATGTGTGTACAGCGCAACACCTCAACAGGACTATGACAGCTTCCACTGTTGTCACTGTGATGT ACCATCCTGTGATTCTTCCTGGCTCTGGGTGTGTGGATCAGGCAGAGGtcatgacctgtgtgtgtgtcagtcagggGGTTCCCTTACCCCTCATAGAGTGGCCACTGTTGGTGCTCAACACAGAGAACACTATGTCAGTGTTGGGTTCCTCAGTGAACAGCACTATCAGCCTGCCTGTTAGAAACCACAACAACACCACTGTGGAGTGTGTCAGCGGAAATGTGGTGGGTGTAGTGAGAGCGAAGTTGCAGGTCACCCAAAATAAGAGCCAAGAAAATCAAAGAG AGAAGGGACGGGACAGTATTATAGCTATTCTGTCGGACCAAAAACTGATTATTGCGTTTGTGATTGGTGCAGCCCTCTCAGCCACCATCTGTTGTATCTTCATGTGTTTGACAGGGAAATGTAAAAG ACAAAAAGAGAGGATCCCAAAGGACTCAGACTCCAAAAGCCCTTTCATGAACCTGGAGATGGTGGCATGTGAAGACCAACAG ACAGATGCAGGACAAGCTGTGGGGGGCGAACAGACACCTCTGCAGGGGGTGCTGAGGGAGGGAGCTGAAAATGGAGGGCCCCTGACCAGTGGAGCCACGGGAAAATCTGCCACAAGGGAAGAACCCAAAGAAGTGGACTACGCCAGTATTGACTACTCCCTGCTGAAGAAGAAGACTCCTGAGGAGGCACAGAAGAAGACCACCACCACAGAGTCAGAGTATGCCGAAATCAAACgagagaagaagaaagatggggaaGAAGATGAAGGAGAGGGGAGTGgtgtgatggaggaggaggagaaagagaacaGTAAGCCAGCAGCAGAGACAGATGAGGATACAGCGCTTTACTCCAACGTCAAGGCTATTATGGGTGGTGAGTGA